The genomic region AGCCGTTGCCCGCGCGTGCACGCTCTCGAGATCGGCGACGGCGAAGTAGATGTGATCCTGGTTCGGGCGGGCGTCCCAGTCGTCGCCATCGGCGCGCGGGTCCACGAGAGCGAGGATGGTCTCGCCGCAGCGAAAGTAATGACGGCCAGGCGCGACCCGCTCACCTTCCATGTTCAGCAGCTGCCCGTAGAATCGAGCGGCGCGTTCGATGTCGTTTACCGGAAGAATGATGCGGAAGATTCGGGGTGTATCGGCCATGTCCTGCGACTCCTCCAAAATTGGCAAAGCGCCCGCGACCACGGTGACGGCCAACGCCGCTCCCGCGACGACAAGAAAGATTCGGTGCATGACGACTCCTGAATATTTAGCTTGCAGGCTAATATATCATGAAACCAACATGTCGTTGAGATCGAACACGCGCGCCACGTCGCGTACTTCATGCCGGC from Vicinamibacteria bacterium harbors:
- a CDS encoding VOC family protein, coding for MHRIFLVVAGAALAVTVVAGALPILEESQDMADTPRIFRIILPVNDIERAARFYGQLLNMEGERVAPGRHYFRCGETILALVDPRADGDDWDARPNQDHIYFAVADLESVHARATALGGLSQDMGTIEKRPWGEVSFYMKDPFGNPLCFVDETTLFTGHR